Proteins encoded by one window of Cheilinus undulatus linkage group 13, ASM1832078v1, whole genome shotgun sequence:
- the LOC121520224 gene encoding beta-1,3-galactosyltransferase 2-like, with translation MQWKRCHCRSYSKYLFCFLSFLVVLLFLGQQKYQPTVRERLQLIHHPVLFWGDELNTTKTKRNMSLQMSAMTSNSQTTVAKISSQEKKVAPSPQGLPSVQTTFAASAEGELRGNITYGPYAYIINEPEKCSQSRQAPFLVLLITTEAQQVEARNVIRQAWGNESVAPGFFHLFLLGINYRALGVTTQKMLEAESNRHHDIIQQDFSDTYNNLTIKTLMGLNWVALHCPQVSYVMKTDSDMFVNTEYLIHSVLQPKMKPKTDYFTGHILENQTPFRDKNNKWYMPSELYPGNRYPTFCSGTGYVFSGDLATKLYQASMNIPHIHLEDVYVGLCLAKLGVKPTPPPSPVLFHNWRVSYSSCRYSRLVTSHGFHPDEILKYWRLLQSTKHNACNITT, from the coding sequence ATGCAATGGAAAAGATGCCACTGCCGTTCATACAGCAAATACCTCTTCTGTTTCCTCTCATTTCTGGTAGTGCTGCTCTTCTTGGGTCAACAAAAATATCAGCCCACTGTCAGAGAGAGACTGCAGTTAATACACCATCCTGTGTTGTTTTGGGGTGATGAACTAAACACCACAAAAACCAAACGAAACATGAGCCTGCAAATGTCAGCAATGACATCTAATTCTCAGACCACTGTTGCCAAAATCAGCTCACAGGAGAAGAAGGTTGCCCCCTCACCTCAAGGATTGCCCAGTGTTCAGACCACTTTTGCAGCTAGTGCGGAAGGAGAACTCAGAGGCAATATTACCTATGGGCCTTACGCTTATATCATCAATGAGCCTGAAAAATGTTCACAGAGCAGACAGGCACCATTTCTGGTGTTGCTGATAACCACAGAGGCTCAGCAAGTGGAGGCAAGAAATGTCATTCGACAGGCATGGGGAAACGAGAGCGTGGCACCAGGATTTTTCCATCTGTTTCTGCTTGGAATTAATTACAGAGCGCTGGGAGTAACAACGCAGAAGATGCTTGAAGCAGAGAGTAACAGGCATCATGATATCATCCAGCAGGACTTCAGCGATACCTACAACAACCTGACCATTAAGACATTGATGGGATTGAACTGGGTTGCATTACACTGTCCACAAGTCAGCTATGTTATGAAGACAGACAGCGACATGTTCGTCAACACTGAGTACCTCATTCACAGTGTACTCCAGCCAAAAATGAAGCCCAAGACAGATTACTTCACAGGCCATATTTTGGAAAACCAAACACCATTCCgagacaaaaacaataaatggtACATGCCCTCTGAGCTGTACCCTGGTAACAGGTATCCCACCTTCTGCTCTGGGACTGGTTATGTCTTCTCAGGAGACTTGGCAACAAAACTCTATCAAGCATCAATGAATATTcctcacattcatctggaagaTGTGTATGTGGGATTATGTCTGGCCAAGCTTGGTGTAAAGCCCACTCCTCCACCCAGTCCAGTCCTATTCCACAACTGGCGGGTGTCTTATTCCAGCTGCAGGTACAGCCGCCTCGTAACATCACATGGCTTTCATCCTGATGAAATACTCAAATACTGGCGTCTCTTGCAAAGCACTAAACACAATGCATGCAACATCACAACGTAA